ACTCGGGGGGCACGCGGATCCGCTCCTTCGACACCAGGATGTAGAAGCGATCGGCCTCCAGGATGTATGCGTCGCGGCCTGGCCGCTTGATCGGCTCCCAGAACTCCACCGGATCATAGAAATCGACCTTGCCCAGATCCACCGCCGGCGGATTGGGGTGGGCGCGGTAGCCGATGATGCCGCCGGTCTTGCGGCCCGAGAGGTCGACCCCCATGCAGAGGCCGTCGTTGAACACGACGCGCTCGAGCGGAATCGGCCGATCGTCGTCGTAGAGCAGCGGCGTCTGGCCGTAGACCTCCGCCAGCGCGGCATCGGAGAGCAGCGTCTGGCCGCTCAGCAGCCGCAGCTGGTTCAGCGACTGTCCGGTCTGCACGCGCACCGGGAACGACTGCGGCGAGATCTCGAGGTAGAGCGGACCCGCGTAGCCGGCGCGGATCTCGTCGAACCGCGGGGTGGCGTCCGTGATCACGCGCGTGAAGATGTCGAGGCGGCCGGTCGTGCTCTTGGGGTTACAGCGCCCGCGCACCTCGGACGGCAGCGCCAGTGATTCGAGCAGCGGTACCAGATAGACGGAACCGCGCTGGAGCGTCACCCCCGGCTCCAGCGGCAGCTGATCGATCACGAGATCGCTGTCGAGCACGTCGTCCTGCCGCAGCCGGCTCTGGACCGTCTCCCGGAAGGGCAGGAAGCTCGCGCGCAGCTGATAGGCCACCGGGCCCAACCGGAGATCGAGGCTCGCCGGCTGGAACTGGGCCTCCCGCACCGATGCCGCCGCTCGGATCCACCCGGCCGCGACCGCCGCGCGCAGCTCTTGATACGGAAGCACACCCGGGCGGGTGTTGCGCGCCGGTGGCGCCAGACTGGTCCTCATCGCGCTCCACTTAGCATCGCGGTCCCTCGCCCGTCAAGCCGCGCGCCGGCGGGCCACCCAGAAGCACGCGGAGGCGAGC
The genomic region above belongs to Candidatus Methylomirabilota bacterium and contains:
- a CDS encoding 2'-deoxycytidine 5'-triphosphate deaminase gives rise to the protein MRTSLAPPARNTRPGVLPYQELRAAVAAGWIRAAASVREAQFQPASLDLRLGPVAYQLRASFLPFRETVQSRLRQDDVLDSDLVIDQLPLEPGVTLQRGSVYLVPLLESLALPSEVRGRCNPKSTTGRLDIFTRVITDATPRFDEIRAGYAGPLYLEISPQSFPVRVQTGQSLNQLRLLSGQTLLSDAALAEVYGQTPLLYDDDRPIPLERVVFNDGLCMGVDLSGRKTGGIIGYRAHPNPPAVDLGKVDFYDPVEFWEPIKRPGRDAYILEADRFYILVSKERIRVPPEFAAEMVVYDAGAGEIRTHYAGFFDPGFGYGDGGVRGTKVVMEVRAREVPFMVYDGQISFKVLFERVASRPERLYGVGLGSSYQHQTLTLSKQFRQA